In Myxococcales bacterium, the DNA window TAGCCGCTACCGGCGTGGGCGATCGTGCCCTCGCGGGTGAAGAACGCGCTGCCCGAGAACGTCCACGGGGAGGCCGAGGTCTCGAAGCCCCCGTTGCCCACGGCCGACACGGCGTTGGTGGGCGGCGTGGGGGTCGGCGTAGGAGTGGGGTTCGGCTTCGGGGTGGGGGTCGGAGTGGGGTTCGGCTTCGGCGGCGCCTCGGGGCTGCCCACGCCGACGAGCGTCCAGGCTTGGCCCACGGCTTCGACCTTGGGGCTCGTCGCGCCGAAGAGGCTCTTCGCCGCGTCGATCGTGGCCACCCTCGCGCCCGCGAAGTTCGTGGTCGACGACATGTACTGCGTGAACGCGAGGAACCAGATGCGCGCCGCGTCTTGGAGCCCGATGCCCTGCATGCTGCCGCCCTTCGGGTGCGAGCCACCCTTGACGAGCAGGTGGAACGCCTTGTTGGGGATACCCGAGTTCGTGTGCACGCCGCCGCCGTCGCTGGAGCCCGTGAAGCGATCGGCGTAGTGGTCGGGTTGGCTGCCCTTCTTCGGATCGTCGAAGTAGCGGAGCGCGTCTCCGGTGCCATTCGACGGCGTGAACGCGCGCTCTCCGAGCTTCCAGATGTCCGGGGTCTCGCCGAAGGCCGCCGCCTCGACGAGCACGCCGAGCACGTCCGCGAACGACTCGTTGAGCGCCCCCGACTCTCCCTTGTAGACGAGCCCCGAGGTGGCTTGGATCACGCCGTGACCGGCCTCGTGCGCCACGATGTCGATCGACGTGAGCGAGCCGAAGCGCGAGCCGTCCCCGTCGCCGAACGTGAGGGTCGAGCCGTCCCAGAAGGCGTTCGCGTAGCGTGTGCCGTAATGCACCTGGGCCGTCACGAGGCTCGCTTGCCCGTCGGCCGAGCGGGTCACGCCGGGGCCGCCGTTGCCGTCGAGCCCGGAGTAGTTGAACGTCTTCTGCAGGTAGGCGAGCGTGGTCGTGAGGCCGAACTGTGCGTCGACCCCGGCCGCCTGGTTGGGCGCGTTCCAGAGATCGTCGGCGTCGGTGAACCTGTCGGGGCTACTGCTCGAGCCGCCGTAGTCGAGGGTGATCACCTTGGTGCGACCGTCCTCGAGGTGGCGGGTCGAGCCTTGAGGGGTCGTCGGGAAGGTGACGTTCCCGTAGTACGTGCTGTTTCCCGTCGCCGTCTCGAGGTTCTCCCAGGTGCGCACGACCGCCCCCGAGCTCGCGTCGACGAACACGATGGGCCTCGTGGGGGGCATCGAACCGAGCCGCTCGAGCTGCACGCGGTAGACGAGCTTCACGTCCTCTCCGTCGGGCAAGAGCATGACCTCGGGCGGATCGCCGACCATGCCACAGCCCGGGCAGCGCGCGGCGGCCTCGGCGGCCTGCGTGGCGCGCGCCGCGGTGATGGTCGGCGTGGTCTGCGAGACGTGTGTGTCGACGTCGCGGAGGAGGTGGTCGGTCGTGTCCTCGGGCGAGCCGTCCGCGCGGAGGTGTACGATGGCGTCCGACCCGAACACGGGGACGCCGCGCACCCGCTGGACGAGGCGCGAGTGGTGGATGCCGCGGGCATCGTTCGTGGCGGCCTGCACGGCGAAGTCGTTGGCGGAGCCCGCGGACGTGTTGCCCACCTTGGCCACGATGACGTCTTGCGGGCGCCGGCCGATGGCGGTCGCTCCCGCGGGCGGCGCGGCCTTGAGCGGCACGAGCTTCGCGCGGGTGGTCAAGAGCGCCTGCGCCTTCATCCTCTGAGGTTTGAGCGGTTGGCCTACCGCTGTGTGCCCGACCAGCAACGCGGACAGGAGCACCGGCACGACCCCCACGACCGACGACGACCTCAGTGAACGCATCGCGACCTCCAGGGGCGTTCGACGTGGGCGCCGCGTGCCGATTCGACAGCTTCGACCGATTCCACCCCGCAGGCTCTCATCGTCTTCCGGCTTCGTGGGCGCGTCAACCTCGCCCTCGGGGCGCGAGCCGCGGCGCATCCAAGAAGAAAAGGCATAGGTTTCATGAGGTTTCGACCCCGTCCGCTTCCTCCTCGACTTGCCGTTTCGGCGGATCGGCCCGTGCGGCTGGGCTCGACGGCCGGCGGCGCGGGCGAGGCGGGGGTCGCGCAAGACTCGTGGGCGTGGTGTCACGCGACGCTGGCGCTCCGGGGATGGGCCTGCGCGCGGCCATGCCGGCTCGACACACGAGGCATCGCCGTGCCATAGACGCGGGCGATGAGCGTCCGCGGTGCAGCGCAGATCCTGATCGCGCTCCTGCTGCTCGCGGGCTCCCGTTCGGCGCGTGGCGAAGAAGCTCACGCCGCGCTCGTGTACGACCCGGGTCCCGCCGAGCTCTCGTGCCCCGACGCCCGAGCGTTCCGCCACAAGATCGAGGCACGCCTCGGCTACGACCCGTTCGTCGCGGAAGACGCGCGGAAGGTCTCGGTCGTGTTTCGCTCGCGGAACGACGCGCTCGTGGCCGAGGTCACGTGGTCCGGGG includes these proteins:
- a CDS encoding M4 family metallopeptidase, translated to MRSLRSSSVVGVVPVLLSALLVGHTAVGQPLKPQRMKAQALLTTRAKLVPLKAAPPAGATAIGRRPQDVIVAKVGNTSAGSANDFAVQAATNDARGIHHSRLVQRVRGVPVFGSDAIVHLRADGSPEDTTDHLLRDVDTHVSQTTPTITAARATQAAEAAARCPGCGMVGDPPEVMLLPDGEDVKLVYRVQLERLGSMPPTRPIVFVDASSGAVVRTWENLETATGNSTYYGNVTFPTTPQGSTRHLEDGRTKVITLDYGGSSSSPDRFTDADDLWNAPNQAAGVDAQFGLTTTLAYLQKTFNYSGLDGNGGPGVTRSADGQASLVTAQVHYGTRYANAFWDGSTLTFGDGDGSRFGSLTSIDIVAHEAGHGVIQATSGLVYKGESGALNESFADVLGVLVEAAAFGETPDIWKLGERAFTPSNGTGDALRYFDDPKKGSQPDHYADRFTGSSDGGGVHTNSGIPNKAFHLLVKGGSHPKGGSMQGIGLQDAARIWFLAFTQYMSSTTNFAGARVATIDAAKSLFGATSPKVEAVGQAWTLVGVGSPEAPPKPNPTPTPTPKPNPTPTPTPTPPTNAVSAVGNGGFETSASPWTFSGSAFFTREGTIAHAGSGYAILGTSTSSIGIVSQRVPLPAGKPKSLTFAVNVSTRETSTKATDKLFVELRGDNDEVLGTIAELSNLDKSSSSAYTTKGPYSLAKYAGKLVKLQFRAVNDANTRTAFRIDSVVIQ